The Terriglobia bacterium sequence ACGTGCTCCTTCCGCCACCTGAAGTCTTCGTAATTCCCCGGAAACACCGTGACCGTCTGCTCCGCCACTTCGAACACCTTGGTCGCCAGCTTGTCGATGAAGTAGCGATCGTGCGAGACGAACACCACCGTCCCGGTAAACTTCTCCAGCGCCTCCAGCAGCACATCTTTGGCCCGCAGATCCAAATGGTTGGTCGGCTCATCCAGCAGCAGGAAATTCGACGGATACATCAACATGCGCGCCAGCGCGTAGCGGTTGCGCTCTCCGCCCGAGAGCACCCCGATCCGCTTGAACACGTCGCCCTCGCTGAACAGGAACGACCCCAGCAGACTGCGCAGCTCGGTCTGCGTCGCACGCGGCGCCAGCTTTTCCAGGTCGTCCAACACGCGCATTTCCGCATCGAGCTGCTTGTACTGGTCCTGCGCGAAATAATCCGCCTCCACGTTGTGTCCCAGCCGGCGCTCGCCGCCGGTGACCGGCTCCAGCCCGGCCAGAAGCCGGATCAGCGTGGACTTCCCGGCGCCGTTCACGCCCACCAAAGCGATGCGGTCGCCACGCTCGATCAGGAAATTCACCTCGCGCAGCACCCGCTTTTCACCGTAGCTCTTCTCGACGCCGATGAACTCAGCCACCGTGCGCCCGCTCGGCTTGGGCTGCGGAAACTTGAAGTGGATGGTGCGCTCTTCCGGCGGAATCTGGATGCGCTCCATCCGCTCCAGTTCCTTGATCCGGCTCTGCACTTGCTTGGCCTTGGTGGCCTGATAACGGAAGCGGTTGATGAACGCCTGCAGTTGCTCGATCCGCTCGCGCTGGCTCTTGTACGCCGCCTGCAACTGTTCCAGACGTTGCGTCTTCTGCGCCAGGTACTTGTCGTAGTTGCCGGGATAGAAGTGCACGCGCTTGTTCCAAATCTCGACGATCTTCTTCACCGTGACGTCCAAAAAATAGCGGTCGTGCGAGATCAGCACGAACGCGTACGGGTACGTCTGCAGGTACTCCTCCAGCCAGTTGCGCGATTCCAGGTCGAGATGGTTGGTCGGCTCGTCCAGCAGCAGCAGGTTGGGCCGTTGCAGCAGCAGTTTCGCCAGCGCGATGCGCATCT is a genomic window containing:
- a CDS encoding ATP-binding cassette domain-containing protein, yielding MIQLSSAGKRFGEKLLFEHLDWLVTPQDRVGVVGANGTGKSTLLKILGGMETVDYGAITVAKGITFGYLPQEGLSLSGRSVFDECMSVFTELLGIEQELHALAGKISELDPAGAEYADVADRYHRLDHEFGARNGYAIEAQVGTVLAGLGFQKQDWQRRAEEFSGGWQMRIALAKLLLQRPNLLLLDEPTNHLDLESRNWLEEYLQTYPYAFVLISHDRYFLDVTVKKIVEIWNKRVHFYPGNYDKYLAQKTQRLEQLQAAYKSQRERIEQLQAFINRFRYQATKAKQVQSRIKELERMERIQIPPEERTIHFKFPQPKPSGRTVAEFIGVEKSYGEKRVLREVNFLIERGDRIALVGVNGAGKSTLIRLLAGLEPVTGGERRLGHNVEADYFAQDQYKQLDAEMRVLDDLEKLAPRATQTELRSLLGSFLFSEGDVFKRIGVLSGGERNRYALARMLMYPSNFLLLDEPTNHLDLRAKDVLLEALEKFTGTVVFVSHDRYFIDKLATKVFEVAEQTVTVFPGNYEDFRWRKEHVAVEVETEEAGSGANAVQQSQADGTGEAGVNGSRPGANALQQNGRKRLNPIKLRQMQDRQQELEEQISRVEAGIGECESGLQSFVSAEETARLASLLETRRSELQALLGEWEKLSVAIEGNG